From a region of the Nyctibius grandis isolate bNycGra1 chromosome 12, bNycGra1.pri, whole genome shotgun sequence genome:
- the LOC137669397 gene encoding sulfotransferase 2B1-like, whose translation MERMEVTETFAGVTLPGHLHTQESLAFAATFPFRPTDVVIATYPKSGTTWMQEILTLLFSRGDAVPAKTIPNWERAPWLEQIYFRDAVRDAAARRLITTHLPARVLAPALQQSKAKVIYVARNPKDVAVSFYHFHRLAKFLPDPGSFDTFLTRFLEGTVHYGSWFDHVKGWLGQRHLLDMLYVTYEELHQDLCGTARRLSAFLGCPVAPETLAALEQHCSFAAMRDNAMANYTLIPREIMDHSQGRFMRKGVVGDWRAHFSPLQAALFDRLYQEEMGDAGLPLRWPMA comes from the exons ATGGAGCGCATGGAGGTGACCGAGACCTTCGCCGGCGTCACCCTGCCCGGCCACCTCCACACCCAGGAGTCCCTCGCCTTCGCCGCCACCTTCCCCTTCCGCCCCACCGACGTGGTCATCGCCACCTACCCCAAATCGG GCACCACCTGGATGCAGGAGATCCTGACGCTGCTGTTCAGCCGCGGGGACGCGGTGCCAGCCAAGACCATCCCCAACTGGGAGCGGGCGCCCTGGCTGGAGCAGATCTACTTCAGGGACGCGGTGCGGGAcgcggccgcccgccgcctcaTCACCACCCACCTGCCCGCCCGCGTCCTGGCGCCCgccctgcagcagagcaaggcCAAG GTGATCTACGTGGCCAGGAACCCCAAGGACGTCGCCGTCTCCTTCTACCACTTCCACCGCCTGGCCAAGTTCCTGCCCGACCCCGGCTCCTTCGACACCTTCCTCACACGGTTCCTCGAGGGCACGG TGCACTACGGCTCCTGGTTCGACCACGTCAAGGGCTGGCTGGGCCAGCGGCACCTCCTGGACATGCTCTACGTCACCTACGAGGAGCTGCACCAG GACCTGTGTGGCACAGCGCGGCGGCTCAGCGCCTTCCTGGGCTGCCCCGTGGCACCGGAGACGCTGGCAGCCCtggagcagcactgcagcttcGCCGCCATGCGGGACAACGCCATGGCCAACTACACCCTCATCCCCCGCGAGATCATGGACCACAGCCAGGGCCGCTTCATGAGGAAAG GCGTGGTGGGGGACTGGCGAGCCCACTTCTCCCCGCTGCAAGCCGCCCTCTTCGACCGCCTCTACCAGGAGGAGATGGGCGACGCGGGGCTGCCCCTGCGCTGGCCCATGGCCTga